In one Fundulus heteroclitus isolate FHET01 chromosome 3, MU-UCD_Fhet_4.1, whole genome shotgun sequence genomic region, the following are encoded:
- the iqcg gene encoding dynein regulatory complex protein 9, producing MSLSAIQSLRAAAVLEDCAQQLDILGHSLSVQMRRERGPAPGQGPSLGATPQLSANSLLLSSVCLGSYNTEKVRLLKLKTDCLFITQNISELCFELEEKGRFSSFPEAVEEEKRQREDGAKREEEITLKQRRQAVDKQELDILAKRDELNNINVRLNELKQQLSQAKNKKPNNVTMSQQMLTETWQRAHLKDKLEFLQKQLVEEMMSHEESEKFLQNQQTELRVMLRNWKQQTKEMQQDKQKKLDNLGCKRTLNTDRLMEMRRKFRVMEQVIMEDKEEQEKLRELEEKARIATKLQAWWRGCMVRRGLGAFKKAGEGKKGKTKKGKKKKK from the exons ATGTCGTTGTCTGCGATCCAGAGTCTCAGAGCCGCAGCGGTGCTGGAGGACTGCGCGCagcagctggacatcctgggacattCCCTGTCGGTGCAGATGCGCAGGGAGAGGGGCCCCGCACCTGGCCAGGGCCCCTCACTGGGTGCTACCCCCCAGCTATCAGCAAACAGCCTGCTGCTATCATCTGTCTGCCTTGGCAGTTATAATACG GAGAAGGTCAGGCTGTTGAAGCTGAAAACCGATTG TCTGTTCATCACCCAGAATATATCTGAGCTATGCTTTGAGCTGGAGGAGAAGGGGAGGTTTAGCTCATTTCCAGAGGCTGTGGAGGAAGAGAAGAGGCAGCGGGAGGACGGGGCGAAAAG AGAGGAAGAAATTACGCTGAAACAGAGAAGACAGGCTGTGGATAAACAAGAATTGGACATCTTGGCCAAGCGGGATGAACTGAAT AACATTAATGTTCGGCTGAATGAACTGAAGCAACAACTATCACAAGCAAAGAATAAGAAGCCAAATAATGTGACCATGTCCCAACAAATGCTGACCGAGACCTGGCAGAGGGCTCATCTGAAGGATAAGCTGGAG TTTCTGCAGAAACAGCTGGTAGAAGAGATGATGTCTCACGAGGAATCGGAGAAATTCCTCCAAAATCAACAGACG GAGCTGCGGGTGATGCTGCGCAACTGGAAGCAGCAAACTAAGGAGATGCAGCAGGACAAGCAGAAGAAGCTTGATAACCTGGGCTGCAAAAGAACTCTGAACACGGACAGACTGATGGAGATGAGGAGGAAG TTCAGGGTGATGGAGCAGGTGATTATGGAAGACAAGGAGGAGCAAGAGAAGCTACGTGAGCTGGAGGAAAAGGCTAGAATTGCCACCAAG CTTCAGGCCTGGTGGAGAGGCTGCATGGTCCGCCGCGGCCTCGGCGCTTTCAAGAAAGCAGGAGAGGGCAAGAAAGGCAAGACgaagaaaggaaagaagaagaagaaatga